The region tttcgattttatatattaagatatgacTCTGTTGTAAATATTGTGTGTACGGCTCCTCTTTAATCCAATAATATTTTGCTATTTAGCGCTGATATTGTCTGTAGCGCTGTACGTAGGATATTTAGCGGCACAGGTCTCCTGTCCCGcagcgcttacaatctaatcgTGCCGCGAGGACTAACCCCCGGGATTGAAACGCGTGTGCCCCACAGGTCAGGATGTACTCTCGCACCATCGCCGTCATCGGCGGCTTCCTGGTCCTAGCCAGCGGGGCCGGCGAGATTTACCGTCAGAAGCCACGGAGCCGCTCCTTGCAGTCCACGGGACAAGTCTTCCTGGGCATCTACCTCATTTGCGTGGTACGTAACTGGGTGTGTGTGCAAGGCCTGCCGGGACAGAGGCAGGATGTTGGGTGAGACCTTATCTAGAGTCCTGTGTTCAGTTCTGGAGGCCACTTCTCTAGAAAGATACTCCAAGGTGATAATACAGCTTAAGATGAGGTTGGCCCTGTCGTCTGTAGAGTCCTGTGACCAGTTCTGGAGGCCACTTCTCTAGAAAGACACCCCGGGGTGGTAATACAGCTTAAAATGAGGTTGGACCTGTCGTCTGTAGAATCCTGTGTTCAGTTCTGGAGGCCACTTCTCTAGAAAGACACTCCGAGGTGATAATACAGCTTTAGATGAGGTTGGACCTGTCGTCTGTAGAGTCCTGTGGCCACTTCTGGAGGCCACTTCTCTAGAAATACACCCCAGGGTGCTAATACAACTTCTAGATGAGATTGGCCCATACGTCTGTAGAGGCCTGTGACCAGTTCTGGAGGCCACTTCTCTAGAAAGTTACAGGAAGGTGGTCACCCCGCTTAGATGAATGACCCGGTCTCCTCTAGATTCCTGTGACCAGTTTAGGAAGCCAGAACTAGAATGGAGGGATCCGGAAGGGAACAATGTGTATATCCCGAACCGTATCCGGAAAAGGGTCCTAATATGGACATACCGGAAGAGAGGGGAGTgttagaggggatggggggagatgtTTCCTCTCGCTGACCCCATTCTCGCCCCCCTCAGGCCTACACCCTGCAGCACAGTAAGGATGACCGGCTGGCGTACCTGGACCACCTCCCCGGGGGAGAGTTTGCCCTCCAGCTCCTCTTCATCCTGTACGGTgtcctggctctgtccctcctctcGGGGTATTACGTGCGGTTGGCCACCCAGGTCCTGGCCGTCCTGCTGCCCCTCTCCCTGCTTTTCGTCGACGGCAACTTCAGCTATTGGCACGGCGGCCGGCGCGTGGAGTTCTGGAACCAGATGCGGCTGATCGGGCAGAACGTGGGCATCTTGGGGGCTGCCGTGATACTGGCCACGGACGGTTAAGCGACCCACGACGTGTGGCTcctatgtagggggggggggagggtggagcgcTCCGCTCCTTGAACTTCTACCCCGCCCCTTCCCCTCGTCCTTAATGTGGGTGGGGGTGTCACGGCAGGCATGGACCACGGCACATCCCACAGAACATTGCGCCTTCAGCCATCTCGCTCCCCGACCACGTGAGACACGGCACGCAGGAACCCTGCAGCTAAccttaaaagggggggggggtcatcttGGGGAGGGGGATCACTTCCGTGCGCCTCCTACCATCTTGCCTTTGTGGGGACGCGCTATAAATACGCACCGCTGAAGTTGGAAGTGACACCCCCACTTTGCCGGACATCACATTTCCAGAAGGGTCAGTGCCCCCCTGACTTTCAAGGCCATTAAAGGAATTTG is a window of Ascaphus truei isolate aAscTru1 chromosome 23, aAscTru1.hap1, whole genome shotgun sequence DNA encoding:
- the TMEM101 gene encoding transmembrane protein 101 isoform X1; amino-acid sequence: MAAGGRRRLMQLVTRFGALLLTRCPFWFCFSQLMLYAERAEAKRNPDIPVPYLYCDLGAAVLFASFMSFGVKRRWFALGTALQLAVSTYAAHAGGHVHYGDWLKVRMYSRTIAVIGGFLVLASGAGEIYRQKPRSRSLQSTGQVFLGIYLICVAYTLQHSKDDRLAYLDHLPGGEFALQLLFILYGVLALSLLSGYYVRLATQVLAVLLPLSLLFVDGNFSYWHGGRRVEFWNQMRLIGQNVGILGAAVILATDG
- the TMEM101 gene encoding transmembrane protein 101 isoform X2: MSFGVKRRWFALGTALQLAVSTYAAHAGGHVHYGDWLKVRMYSRTIAVIGGFLVLASGAGEIYRQKPRSRSLQSTGQVFLGIYLICVAYTLQHSKDDRLAYLDHLPGGEFALQLLFILYGVLALSLLSGYYVRLATQVLAVLLPLSLLFVDGNFSYWHGGRRVEFWNQMRLIGQNVGILGAAVILATDG